A region from the Hydra vulgaris chromosome 08, alternate assembly HydraT2T_AEP genome encodes:
- the LOC136083959 gene encoding uncharacterized protein LOC136083959, with product MQTPRKYGKWKVENLKKAVEAIKQGEISLNEAAYEFCIPKATLSRHINEKNKVAVANVKFHGRLTTLPNEIETELADHCLLLESMYFGLRIDDLRCLAFDIAEANNITHNFNKQTRMAGKKWYYAFMQRHPQLSLRGPESTSTARAQGFNKERVQSFFNLLSKLYMEEKLTPDRLYNMDETSLSTVQDGQIKIISARGKKRVGIMTSSERGNSVTAVVCVSAAGFYVPSMLIYKRKRMKPEITNGAPPETVFSTQEKGWMSNEGFLDWLNHFIKVVKPLKQSKVLLILDGHVTHSKNLAAIYLARNAGVRMVSLPPHTTHRLQPLDVAFFGPLGTYYDEAMRKWMRSHISQPVTTWQVAELFGDAYSQTASLRIAMKGFQASGLWPLDINVFTDSDLTASSFTDVGPSNNLQSSESIDGMTKLSTDKSSEKKLKCHVSVSTLSLLPVVSLEVKNKKRRSRTTQAADLTSSPYRRALEITPRNQKHPLNQIASKQIKKSTKKKLTLNPITAKLLQKPQESKVALDSITMDQMKLSTSNKITIATTAHHISPLPSQVQMLQEKKTYELRKKD from the coding sequence atgCAAACACCACGAAAATATGGAAAATGGAAAgtagaaaacttgaaaaaggCTGTTGAAGCAATAAAACAAGGAGAAATCAGCTTAAATGAAGCCGCCTATGAATTTTGTATTCCAAAAGCAACTTTGTCAAGgcatataaatgaaaaaaacaaagttgctGTTGCAAATGTGAAATTTCATGGTCGACTTACTACCTTACCTAATGAAATTGAAACAGAACTAGCTGATCACTGTTTATTATTAGAATCGATGTACTTTGGATTAAGGATTGATGATCTTCGTTGTCTAGCATTTGATATTGCGGAAGCTAACAACATCACacataattttaacaaacaaacacgAATGGCAGGAAAAAAGTGGTATTATGCATTTATGCAAAGGCACCCACAACTATCGCTTCGTGGGCCTGAATCAACATCAACTGCGCGTGCACAAGGTTTTAATAAAGAGCGAGTGCaatctttctttaatttactaTCAAAGTTATACATGGAAGAAAAGTTAACTCCAGACAGACTTTATAATATGGATGAAACTAGTTTATCAACAGTACAAGATGGtcagataaaaattattagtgcAAGGGGCAAAAAACGAGTTGGAATTATGACTAGTAGTGAACGAGGAAATTCAGTAACAGCTGTAGTTTGTGTATCTGCAGCAGGATTTTATGTTCCatcaatgttaatatataaacgCAAAAGAATGAAGCCAGAAATAACAAATGGTGCACCTCCAGAAACTGTATTTAGTACTCAAGAGAAAGGATGGATGTCAAATGAAGGTTTTTTAGATTGGCTCAATCATTTCATTAAAGTTGTTAAACctttaaaacaatcaaaagttTTGTTGATACTTGATGGTCATGTTacacattcaaaaaatttggcAGCGATATATCTAGCACGAAATGCTGGAGTGCGTATGGTATCACTACCTCCCCATACTACACACAGACTGCAACCATTAGACGTTGCGTTCTTTGGACCACTTGGTACATACTATGATGAAGCTATGCGAAAATGGATGCGGTCACATATATCACAACCAGTAACAACTTGGCAAGTTGCAGAATTATTTGGTGACGCATATAGTCAGACAGCATCATTGAGAATTGCTATGAAAGGATTTCAGGCTAGTGGGTTGTGGCCTTTGGACATAAATGTATTCACTGATTCTGATTTAACAGCCTCTTCATTTACTGATGTTGGTCCTTCAAACAATCTTCAGTCATCTGAAAGTATAGATGGGATGACAAAACTATCTACAGATAaatcaagtgaaaaaaaattaaaatgtcatgTTTCAGTTTCAACTTTGTCTCTTTTGCCAGTGGTTTCACTtgaagtaaaaaacaaaaaaagaagatcACGAACAACTCAAGCGGCTGATCTTACAAGCTCCCCATATAGACGTGCTCTAGAAATTACACCAAGAAATCAAAAGCACCCACTAAATCAAATAGCTtccaaacaaattaaaaaatctacaaaaaaaaagctcaCACTAAATCCAATAACTGCCAAACTATTGCAAAAACCACAGGAAAGCAAAGTAGCACTTGACTCAATCACCATGGACCAAATGAAATTGAGCACATCAAATAAAATCACCATCGCCACCACAGCACACCACATATCACCACTACCATCCCAAGTGCAGATGCTGCAAGAAAAAAAGACTTATGAATTGCGAAAAAAGgattaa